The following proteins are encoded in a genomic region of Phycisphaera sp.:
- a CDS encoding aldehyde dehydrogenase family protein, whose product MLKDTYPFYLANKPEAPNNDLDVLDKYTGEVAARVANAGPEHIETAIQACADATEPMRRLPSFVRKRILSHCVDRFRKRADELAMALCIEAGKPIKDSEGEVARLIDTFEVAAEESTRIGGEVMPMDISQRAEGYRGMTQRVPIGACSFITPFNFPLNLVAHKVAPAIACGCPFVLKPAEKTPIGALILGEVLAETELPPGAFSVLPCDVKHAGPFTTDQRLRLLSFTGSDKVGKMLLAQAGMKRVVLELGGNAACVVDRGVDLEDCVKRIIFGGYYQSGQSCVSVQRVIAHDDVYDELRSRLIEAVKGLRSGDPKDRDVSIGPLINEESAARVESWVREAADGGANILAHGARRGSMLEATLLEGVPRSAKLYREEAFGPVVILSRFSTFDDAIEEVNDSRYGLQAGVFTNDVRHMHDAWDRIEAGGVIINDVPSFRVDHMPYGGLKDSGIGREGIRSAIDDMTEVRLMVVRKV is encoded by the coding sequence ATGCTCAAGGACACCTACCCGTTCTACCTTGCGAACAAGCCCGAAGCGCCCAACAACGACCTCGACGTGCTCGACAAGTACACGGGTGAGGTCGCGGCGCGCGTGGCCAACGCCGGACCCGAGCACATTGAGACCGCGATCCAGGCGTGCGCCGACGCGACCGAACCGATGCGGCGTCTGCCCTCCTTCGTTCGCAAGCGGATCCTCTCGCACTGTGTCGACCGGTTCCGCAAACGCGCCGACGAACTCGCAATGGCCTTGTGCATCGAAGCCGGCAAGCCCATCAAAGACAGCGAGGGCGAGGTTGCCCGCCTCATCGATACGTTCGAGGTTGCCGCGGAAGAATCCACCCGAATCGGCGGCGAGGTGATGCCTATGGATATCTCCCAGCGGGCCGAAGGCTATCGCGGCATGACCCAGCGGGTCCCGATCGGTGCCTGCTCGTTCATCACGCCGTTCAATTTCCCTCTCAATCTCGTGGCCCATAAGGTCGCCCCAGCAATCGCATGTGGCTGCCCATTCGTCCTCAAGCCCGCCGAGAAGACGCCTATCGGGGCGCTCATCCTGGGCGAGGTGCTGGCCGAGACGGAACTACCGCCAGGTGCCTTCAGCGTCCTCCCATGCGACGTCAAGCACGCGGGCCCCTTCACCACCGACCAGCGGCTGCGCCTGCTCAGCTTCACCGGTTCGGACAAGGTTGGCAAGATGCTGCTCGCACAAGCCGGCATGAAACGTGTCGTGCTCGAGCTTGGAGGCAACGCCGCATGCGTCGTCGACCGTGGCGTGGACCTCGAAGATTGCGTCAAGCGCATCATCTTTGGCGGTTATTACCAGTCGGGCCAGAGCTGCGTGAGCGTGCAGCGGGTAATCGCGCACGACGATGTGTACGACGAATTGCGATCGCGACTGATCGAGGCTGTGAAGGGCCTGCGCAGCGGAGATCCGAAAGACCGCGACGTGTCCATCGGCCCGCTCATCAACGAAGAATCCGCGGCACGGGTCGAGTCGTGGGTTCGAGAAGCCGCCGATGGCGGGGCCAACATCCTCGCTCACGGCGCTCGGCGCGGCTCGATGCTCGAGGCCACGCTCTTGGAGGGCGTTCCTCGATCGGCCAAGCTGTATCGGGAAGAGGCTTTTGGCCCTGTCGTCATCCTGTCTAGGTTCTCGACCTTTGACGACGCGATCGAAGAGGTGAACGACAGCCGCTACGGGCTCCAGGCGGGTGTCTTCACGAATGACGTTCGCCACATGCACGACGCCTGGGACAGGATCGAAGCCGGCGGCGTCATCATCAACGATGTGCCCTCCTTCCGTGTCGATCACATGCCCTACGGCGGCCTAAAAGACTCGGGCATCGGTCGCGAGGGTATCCGATCCGCCATCGACGACATGACCGAGGTCCGGCTGATGGTCGTTCGTAAGGTCTAA
- a CDS encoding acetolactate synthase large subunit — protein MKASDLFVRCLEEEAIPFLIGVPGEENADMMLSLEGSSIDIYITRHEQGAVFAASTYGKLTGQPAGCIGTLGPGATNMVTGIADANMDHAPLLAITGQGSTDRLHKESHQIMDAIAMFDPVTKWATSIRTAESIPEVIRKSIRLARGEKPGAVLVELPEDIAKRDSDAKPLTPRRYRRPTPNADALQAAADMLASADRPMILSGNGGIRTRASDEIRSLAEAFGLPVVTTFMGKGAVSMDSEHCLFTVGIQQRDEIAQELIEADTVLAIGYDLVEYPPRNWVGPRTRIIHLDFTPAEIDTSYHPEVELVGDVAAGLIELRRLLESKRGPNRHANRLAQVRQSMLEEFAEHANDDTKGVIKPQKLLWDTRQALGPSDVVLSGVGAHKMWIGRHYQCIEPNTCLIPNGFCSMGQALPGLIGAKLARPDHHCVAICGDGDFLMNVQEMETIARMKLDVVAIVWEDQAYGLIEWKQQAEFGRHTDLSFGNPNWIGLGEAFGWRSERVENSTEFLPALKRSLDHPGPSLLVARVDYRENMKLTERLGQQVCRI, from the coding sequence GTGAAAGCGTCCGATCTATTTGTTCGATGCCTCGAAGAAGAGGCCATCCCGTTCCTGATTGGCGTACCGGGCGAAGAAAACGCCGACATGATGCTGTCGCTCGAAGGCTCCTCGATCGACATCTACATCACCCGGCACGAGCAGGGAGCCGTCTTCGCCGCTTCGACTTATGGCAAGCTAACAGGCCAGCCCGCCGGCTGCATCGGTACGCTCGGCCCTGGGGCCACCAACATGGTCACCGGCATCGCCGACGCCAATATGGACCATGCCCCACTGCTGGCGATCACGGGTCAGGGCTCCACCGATCGTCTGCACAAGGAATCGCACCAGATCATGGACGCCATCGCGATGTTCGATCCGGTGACGAAATGGGCCACGAGTATTCGCACGGCCGAGTCGATACCCGAGGTCATCCGCAAGTCCATCCGGCTCGCCCGTGGTGAGAAGCCCGGCGCGGTGCTTGTCGAGCTACCCGAAGACATCGCAAAGCGTGACTCCGACGCCAAGCCGCTCACGCCGCGACGCTACCGGCGACCGACACCCAATGCCGATGCCTTGCAAGCCGCCGCAGATATGCTGGCCAGCGCCGACCGGCCCATGATCCTCAGCGGCAACGGTGGGATTCGCACTCGCGCTTCGGACGAAATCCGGTCGCTCGCCGAGGCGTTCGGCCTGCCAGTCGTCACGACCTTCATGGGCAAGGGTGCCGTCTCGATGGACTCCGAGCACTGCCTATTCACGGTCGGCATCCAGCAGCGTGATGAGATCGCCCAGGAACTCATCGAGGCCGACACCGTGCTCGCGATCGGCTACGACCTCGTTGAATACCCGCCTCGCAACTGGGTGGGGCCCAGGACCCGTATCATCCACCTCGACTTCACACCCGCCGAGATCGATACGTCGTACCACCCCGAGGTCGAGCTGGTTGGTGACGTTGCTGCGGGTCTGATCGAGTTGCGGCGGTTGCTCGAATCAAAGAGGGGTCCGAACCGGCACGCCAATCGCCTGGCCCAGGTCCGACAATCGATGCTCGAGGAGTTTGCCGAGCATGCCAACGACGACACGAAAGGCGTCATCAAACCCCAGAAATTGCTGTGGGACACGCGCCAGGCCCTTGGCCCAAGCGATGTCGTGCTCAGCGGTGTGGGCGCGCACAAAATGTGGATCGGCCGACATTATCAGTGCATCGAGCCCAACACCTGCCTCATCCCCAACGGTTTCTGCTCGATGGGCCAAGCTCTGCCTGGGCTCATCGGCGCCAAGCTGGCACGCCCGGACCACCACTGTGTCGCGATCTGTGGCGATGGCGACTTCCTGATGAACGTGCAGGAGATGGAAACCATCGCACGCATGAAGCTCGACGTCGTCGCCATAGTCTGGGAGGACCAGGCGTACGGCCTTATTGAGTGGAAACAACAAGCCGAGTTTGGTAGGCACACCGACCTCTCGTTCGGGAATCCGAACTGGATCGGCCTGGGTGAGGCCTTCGGCTGGCGGAGCGAGCGCGTCGAGAACAGCACCGAGTTCCTGCCGGCATTGAAGCGATCACTCGACCATCCAGGCCCATCGCTGCTCGTCGCGCGGGTCGATTATCGCGAGAACATGAAGCTCACCGAACGCCTGGGCCAGCAGGTCTGCCGCATCTGA
- a CDS encoding multidrug efflux RND transporter permease subunit — MNLPKFFIDRPRFAIVLSLVAMIVGALSYLGLPVAQFPDVAPPTIVVTASYPGANAATIAETVATPIEQEVNGVEGMLYMSSQSTGDGQMQLTVTFATGTDLDRAQVLVQNRVSVAEPRLPEEVRRLGITTNKSSPDLLLVVHLVSPDDSRDQLYISNYAFLQIRDVISRIDGVGQVQFFGAREYSMRVWLDPDRMASFSLTTQDVVAALREQNVQIAAGTLGQPPVPEGQAFQVTINAQGRFADAEQFSNVVVKTGEDGRLLRVRDIARVELGAREYATNSYLDGDPAVAMVVFQRPGSNALDTAESVLQTMDELSQDFPDGLEHTVVYNPTKFIEDSVNAVIHTLFEAVVLVVLVIVVFLQSWRAAIIPLAAIPVSLIGTFAIMAPLGFSLNNLSLFGLVLAIGIVVDDAIVVVENVQRNIEEGLEPREATRKAMDEVAGPIIAMSLVLVAVFIPTAFISGITGQFYRQFALTIAGATVISMINSLTLSPALCAILLKKEASDRGIIGKVWWFLTGWFFWLFNKAFDAGSSLYASAVRRLVRLSVVALVVYVALLGGTGYMFNKVPAGFVPEQDQGYLIVAIQLPEGASLERTDRVVQQVSQIALDTPGIRNAVAFAGFSGATRTNSPSAAAVFTAFEPFEERGGLTAFDILPDLQVRLGDVRDAAIIVLNPPAIRGIGTGGGFRMQVQDRGGRGYEMLQAATGELVNAARGDPRLAGAFSTFRADTPQLFADIDRTKAQMLDVPVENVFQTLSVYLGSSYVNDFNLLGRTYRVTAQGDAEFRLTPEDVMRLRTRNTNGDMVPLGSVISLESVTGPDRVQRHNLYPAASLDGRANVGISSGQALDIMDQLAADVLPRGMNYEWTDLAYQQQLAGNTAIYVFPLAVLFVFLLLAAQYESWSLPLAIILIVPMCLLCAILGVWLRGMDNNILTQIGFVVLVALATKNAILIVEFAKVQEDSGKNRFDAVVEACRLRLRPILMTAFAFILGVVPLLIASGPASEMRQALGTAVFSGMLGVTLFGLLLTPVFYVVIRGIVSRKRPAG, encoded by the coding sequence ATGAACCTCCCAAAGTTCTTCATCGATCGCCCGAGGTTCGCCATCGTGCTTTCGCTGGTGGCCATGATCGTGGGTGCGCTCTCGTATCTGGGCCTGCCGGTGGCTCAGTTCCCCGATGTGGCACCGCCCACGATCGTCGTGACCGCCAGCTATCCTGGCGCTAACGCCGCAACCATCGCCGAAACGGTCGCGACCCCAATCGAACAAGAGGTCAACGGCGTCGAGGGCATGCTGTACATGTCCTCGCAGTCGACCGGCGACGGCCAGATGCAACTCACCGTGACGTTTGCGACGGGGACCGACCTGGACCGCGCCCAGGTGCTGGTGCAGAATCGCGTGTCGGTCGCCGAACCCAGGCTGCCGGAAGAAGTTCGCCGCCTTGGAATCACGACCAACAAGAGCTCTCCGGACCTGCTTCTGGTCGTCCACCTGGTTTCGCCCGACGACTCGCGCGATCAGTTGTATATCAGCAACTACGCGTTCCTGCAGATTCGGGACGTAATCTCGCGCATCGATGGCGTCGGCCAGGTGCAATTCTTCGGGGCTCGCGAGTACAGCATGCGTGTGTGGCTCGATCCCGATCGCATGGCGTCGTTCTCGCTAACGACCCAGGACGTCGTAGCAGCGCTCCGCGAGCAGAACGTCCAGATCGCCGCGGGCACGCTGGGGCAGCCGCCGGTGCCCGAAGGCCAGGCCTTCCAGGTGACCATCAACGCCCAGGGCCGCTTCGCCGATGCCGAGCAGTTCTCCAACGTCGTCGTCAAGACCGGCGAAGACGGACGCCTGCTCCGTGTTCGCGACATCGCCCGAGTCGAACTCGGCGCGCGTGAGTACGCCACCAACAGCTACCTCGACGGCGACCCGGCGGTCGCGATGGTGGTGTTCCAGAGGCCCGGATCGAACGCGCTCGACACGGCCGAGTCCGTCCTCCAAACGATGGACGAGCTCTCGCAAGACTTCCCCGACGGGCTTGAGCACACGGTCGTGTACAACCCCACCAAGTTCATTGAGGACTCGGTGAACGCGGTCATCCACACGCTTTTTGAGGCGGTGGTGCTTGTCGTCTTGGTGATCGTCGTCTTCCTCCAGAGCTGGCGCGCCGCGATCATCCCGCTCGCAGCCATCCCTGTTTCGCTCATTGGTACGTTCGCCATCATGGCGCCGTTGGGCTTCTCGCTGAACAACCTCTCGCTGTTCGGGCTGGTGCTCGCCATCGGCATCGTCGTCGACGACGCGATCGTCGTGGTCGAGAACGTCCAGCGGAACATCGAGGAGGGCCTGGAGCCCCGCGAAGCAACCCGTAAGGCCATGGATGAGGTTGCCGGGCCGATCATCGCCATGTCACTCGTGCTCGTGGCAGTGTTCATTCCCACGGCATTCATCAGTGGTATCACCGGGCAGTTCTACCGGCAGTTCGCCCTCACGATCGCGGGCGCCACGGTCATCTCGATGATCAACTCGCTCACGCTAAGCCCGGCGCTATGCGCCATCCTGCTCAAGAAGGAAGCCAGCGATCGAGGCATCATCGGCAAGGTCTGGTGGTTCCTCACCGGCTGGTTCTTCTGGCTCTTCAACAAGGCCTTCGATGCGGGATCCTCGCTCTACGCGAGTGCCGTACGAAGGCTGGTCCGGCTATCGGTTGTCGCTCTCGTCGTGTACGTCGCGCTACTCGGCGGTACGGGCTACATGTTCAACAAGGTGCCCGCCGGCTTCGTGCCCGAGCAGGATCAAGGGTATCTCATCGTCGCGATCCAGTTGCCCGAGGGTGCCTCCCTGGAGCGGACCGATCGCGTAGTGCAGCAGGTGTCCCAGATCGCCCTCGACACGCCGGGCATTCGCAACGCCGTTGCCTTCGCCGGCTTCTCCGGTGCCACGCGAACGAACTCACCCAGCGCCGCGGCCGTATTCACCGCGTTCGAGCCCTTCGAGGAGCGGGGCGGCCTGACCGCGTTCGACATTCTGCCCGACCTCCAAGTACGACTCGGTGATGTCCGAGACGCTGCCATCATCGTGCTCAACCCTCCCGCCATCCGCGGCATTGGCACCGGCGGAGGCTTCCGCATGCAGGTGCAGGATCGTGGTGGCCGCGGCTACGAGATGCTCCAGGCCGCTACAGGCGAACTCGTCAACGCCGCCCGGGGCGATCCACGCCTGGCCGGCGCGTTCTCCACGTTTCGTGCCGACACACCACAACTCTTCGCCGACATCGACCGAACCAAGGCCCAGATGCTCGATGTGCCAGTCGAGAACGTCTTCCAGACGCTGAGCGTGTACTTGGGATCGTCCTACGTCAACGATTTCAACCTGCTTGGTCGCACCTATCGGGTCACCGCCCAGGGCGACGCCGAGTTCCGCCTCACGCCCGAAGACGTGATGCGGCTGCGAACACGCAACACGAACGGCGACATGGTCCCGCTCGGCTCAGTGATCTCGCTCGAGTCGGTCACCGGTCCGGACCGTGTGCAGCGGCACAACCTGTATCCTGCCGCGAGCCTCGATGGTCGTGCCAATGTTGGCATCAGCTCGGGCCAGGCGCTCGATATCATGGATCAACTAGCCGCCGACGTGCTGCCCCGCGGCATGAACTACGAGTGGACCGATCTGGCCTACCAGCAGCAACTCGCCGGCAATACCGCGATCTACGTCTTTCCGCTTGCCGTCCTGTTCGTATTCCTACTGCTGGCGGCCCAGTACGAGAGCTGGTCGTTGCCACTGGCGATCATCCTGATCGTTCCCATGTGCCTGTTGTGCGCCATCCTTGGTGTCTGGCTACGCGGCATGGACAACAATATTCTGACCCAGATCGGCTTCGTCGTGCTCGTCGCGCTGGCGACCAAGAACGCGATCCTCATCGTTGAGTTTGCCAAGGTCCAAGAAGACAGCGGCAAGAATCGCTTCGACGCCGTGGTCGAGGCCTGCCGGCTGCGGCTACGCCCCATCCTGATGACCGCCTTCGCGTTCATCTTGGGCGTAGTGCCGCTGCTGATCGCTTCGGGGCCGGCTTCAGAGATGCGGCAGGCCCTCGGTACAGCCGTGTTCAGCGGCATGCTGGGCGTTACGCTGTTTGGCCTGCTGTTGACACCCGTATTCTACGTGGTGATTCGTGGCATCGTGAGTCGCAAGCGACCCGCGGGATGA